One genomic window of Cottoperca gobio chromosome 10, fCotGob3.1, whole genome shotgun sequence includes the following:
- the g3bp1 gene encoding ras GTPase-activating protein-binding protein 1, which yields MVMEKPSAQLVGREFVRQYYTLLNQAPDYLHRFYGKNSSYVHGGLDNNGKPVEAVYGQSEIHKRVMALSFRDCHTKIRHVDAHATLNEGVVVQVMGELSNNMQPMRKFMQTFVLAPEGTVANKFYVHNDVFRYQDEVFGDSDSEPPEESEDEVEEIEERVPSPDVAQEESAPFYDPTPCSEPTVPGDEEEAAAASPEPEPEVEKEAEAAAVELKPETTLETQTDTNASDDQTDKSPAAPPTSEPAAVPAEPSPAAPEENRPFSWASVTSKNLPPSGAVPVSGISHVVKAPTAPPRAEVKSESQTATQRPQRDQRPREQRPGGGPPPVHRGPRPVREGEQGETEGRRVVRYPDAQQLFVGNVPHDVDKNELKEFFEQYGTVLELRINSGGKLPNFGFVVFDDSEPVQKILSNRPIKFRGDVRLNVEEKKTRSAREGDRRDVRPRGPGGPGGPRERIGGGGGGPRGPPTRGGMAQKPSFGSGRGAGPSEGRYPAQRQ from the exons ATGGTGATGGAGAAGCCAAGTGCCCAGCTGGTCGGGCGAGAGTTTGTCCGACAGTATTACACACTCCTGAACCAGGCCCCCGACTACCTGCACAG GTTTTACGGGAAGAACTCGTCCTACGTGCACGGCGGCCTGGACAACAACGGCAAACCAGTGGAGGCTGTTTATGGACAATCT GAGATCCATAAGAGGGTGATGGCGCTGAGCTTCCGCGACTGTCACACTAAGATCCGGCACGTGGACGCCCACGCCACCCTGAACGAGGGCGTGGTGGTGCAGGTGATGGGCGAGCTGTCCAACAACATGCAGCCCATGAGGAAGTTCATGCAGACGTTTGTGCTGGCGCCGGAG GGCACCGTTGCCAACAAATTCTACGTCCACAACGACGTGTTCCGTTACCAGGACGAGGTGTTCGGGGACTCTGACTCTGAGCCTCCAGAAG AGTCTGAGGACGAGGTGGAGGAGATCGAGGAGAGGGTCCCCTCCCCCGACGTCGCTCAGGAGGAGTCTGCTCCCTTCTACGACCCGACGCCGTG TTCGGAGCCGACGGTTCCCGGTGACGAGGAAGAAGCGGCAGCAGCGAGTCCAGAACCAGAGCCCGAGGTGGAGAAGGAGGCCGAGGCCGCCGCGGTGGAGCTGAAGCCGGAGACGACGCTGGAGACGCAAACGGACACAAACGCATCCGACGACCAGACAGATAAAAGCCCCGCCGCCCCGCCCACCTCAGAACCCGCCGCCGTGCCCGCCGAACCCTCCCCCGCCGCTCCAGAAGAAAACAGG CCGTTCTCCTGGGCCTCCGTCACCAGTAAAAACCTCCCTCCCAGCGGGGCGGTCCCCGTCTCAGGAATCTCACACGTCGTCAAAGCCCCCACAGCACCG CCCCGAGCGGAGGTGAAGTCAGAGTCCCAGACAGCAACacagagaccacagagagaccAGAGGCCGAGGGAACAAAGGCCTGGAGGAGGGCCTCCGCCGGTACACAGAGGACCCAgaccag TCCgggaaggagagcagggagagacgGAGGGCCGCAGGGTGGTCAGGTACCCCGACGCCCAACAGCTGTTTGTGGGAAACGTTCCTCACGACGTAGACAAGAATGAACTCAAGGAGTTCTTTGAAC AGTATGGTACAGTCCTGGAGCTGAGGATCAACAGTGGAGGGAAGCTACCAAACTTTGGTTTTGTGGTGTTTGACGACTCTGAGCCCGTTCAGAAGATCCTCAGCAACCGG CCCATTAAGTTCAGAGGTGACGTCCGCCTGAatgtggaggagaagaagacccGGTCGGCCCGGGAGGGCGACAGGCGGGACGTGAGGCCCCGCGGTCCAGGAGGTCCCGGCGGTCCCAGAGAGCGAATAGGAGGCGGCGGCGGAGGACCCCGAGGTCCCCCCACCCGCGGAGGCATGGCACAGAAACCGAGCTTCGGCTCCGGGCGGGGCGCAGGGCCCAGCGAGGGCCGCTACCCTGCCCAGCGCCAGTGA
- the sparc gene encoding SPARC: MRVWIIFLLCLAGHAMAAPAVEDAIMEELVTEEPVAEEVEVGANPVQIEIGEFDEAIEVVEEEEEVFTENPCLEHHCKKGKVCEVDESNTPMCVCQDPSSCAPAEGDFEHVCGTDNKTYDSSCHFFATKCALEGTKKGHKLHLDYIGPCKYIETCLDSELSEFPLRMRDWLKNVLVTLFERDEDNNLLTEKQMLRVKKIFENEKRLQAGEHSLDLLAHDFEKNYNMYIFPVHWQFGQLDQHPVDGYLTHTELSPLRAPLIPMEHCTTRFFEECDADKDKYIALEEWANCFGIKEQDVDKDLII, from the exons ATGAGGGTGTGGATCATCTTCCTCCTGTGCCTGGCTGGACATGCCATGGCTGCTCCT GCTGTGGAGGACGCCATCATGGAAGAGCTGGTAACCGAGGAGCCAGTTGCTGAG GAGGTCGAGGTGGGGGCCAACCCAGTGCAGATTGAGATCGGAGAGTTTGATGAGGCCATCGAGGttgttgaagaagaagaagaagttttcaCTGAGA ATCCCTGCCTGGAGCATCACTGCAAGAAGGGCAAAGTGTGCGAGGTCGATGAGAGCAACAcccccatgtgtgtgtgccaggatCCCTCCAGCTGCGCCCCTGCCGAGGGAGACTTTGAGCAT GTTTGCGGCACCGACAACAAGACCTACGACTCCTCTTGCCACTTCTTTGCCACCAAGTGCGCCCTGGAGGGAACCAAGAAGGGCCACAAGCTGCACCTGGACTACATCGGACCCTGCAAAT ACATCGAGACCTGCCTGGACTCCGAGCTGAGCGAGTTCCCGCTGCGTATGAGGGACTGGCTGAAGAACGTCCTGGTGACTCTGTTCGAGCGCGACGAGGACAACAACCTGCTGACCGAGAAGCAGATGCTCAGA GTGAAGAAGATCTTTGAGAACGAGAAGAGGCTGCAGGCCGGCGAGCACTCTCTGGACCTGCTGGCCCACGACTTCGAGAAGAACTACAACATGTACATCTTCCCCGTCCACTGGCAGTTCGGACAGCTCGACCAGCACCCCGTCGACGG GTACCTGACCCACACAGAGCTCTCCCCCCTGCGCGCCCCTCTCATCCCCATGGAGCATTGCACCACCCGCTTCTTCGAGGAGTGCGACGCCgacaaagacaaatacatcGCCCTGGAGGAGTGGGCCAACTGCTTTGGCATCAAGGAGC aggATGTCGACAAAGACCTCATCATCTGA